The proteins below come from a single Serratia ficaria genomic window:
- a CDS encoding YfhL family 4Fe-4S dicluster ferredoxin, translated as MALLITKRCINCDMCEPECPNQAISMGNDIYQIDTDRCTECVGHYDTPTCQQVCPIDNTIIIDPQQRETNEQLWDKFVVLHHADRL; from the coding sequence ATGGCTTTACTAATAACAAAGCGGTGCATCAACTGCGATATGTGCGAGCCGGAATGCCCAAACCAGGCGATTTCGATGGGGAATGATATTTACCAGATCGATACCGATCGCTGCACCGAATGCGTCGGCCACTATGATACGCCGACCTGCCAGCAGGTTTGCCCGATCGACAATACCATCATCATCGATCCGCAACAGCGCGAAACCAACGAGCAGCTGTGGGATAAATTCGTGGTGCTGCACCACGCCGATCGGCTGTAA
- the acpS gene encoding holo-ACP synthase, with protein MAVLGLGTDIVEMARIEAVVDRSGDRLARRVLSDAEWALYQQHQQPVRFLAKRFAVKEAAAKAFGTGIRNGLAFNQFEVFNDGLGKPNIRLHGRAAELAQEMGVSAIHVSLADERRYACATVIIES; from the coding sequence ATGGCGGTGCTCGGCCTGGGTACCGACATCGTCGAGATGGCGCGTATCGAAGCGGTGGTGGATCGCAGTGGCGACCGTTTGGCGCGCCGCGTGCTGAGCGACGCCGAATGGGCGCTGTATCAGCAGCATCAGCAGCCGGTGCGCTTTCTCGCCAAGCGTTTTGCGGTCAAGGAAGCGGCCGCCAAAGCGTTCGGCACCGGCATTCGCAACGGCCTGGCGTTCAATCAGTTTGAAGTGTTCAACGACGGGCTGGGCAAGCCGAATATTCGCCTGCATGGCCGCGCCGCCGAACTGGCGCAGGAAATGGGGGTCAGCGCGATCCACGTTTCGCTGGCCGATGAGCGGCGCTATGCCTGCGCGACGGTGATTATCGAAAGCTGA
- the pdxJ gene encoding pyridoxine 5'-phosphate synthase, translating into MADLLLGVNIDHIATLRNARGTQYPDPVQAAFIAEQAGADGITVHLREDRRHITDRDVRILRQTIQTRMNLEMAVTDEMLDIAIGLKPHFCCLVPEKREEVTTEGGLDVAGQQEKMSVAVERLAQAGILVSLFIDPDHRQIDAAVAVGAPYIEIHTGAYAEAQGELAQKAELHRIAVAATYAAQKGLKVNAGHGLTYHNVQPIAALPEMHELNIGHAIIGQAVMSGLPAAVADMKLLMREARR; encoded by the coding sequence ATGGCTGATTTGCTGCTGGGCGTCAATATCGATCATATCGCCACGTTACGTAACGCGCGCGGAACCCAATACCCGGATCCGGTTCAGGCGGCATTCATTGCCGAGCAGGCGGGGGCCGACGGCATTACCGTACACCTGCGCGAGGACCGCCGCCATATCACCGACCGCGACGTGCGCATTCTGCGCCAGACCATTCAGACGCGAATGAATCTGGAGATGGCGGTAACCGACGAAATGCTGGATATCGCCATCGGGCTGAAACCGCATTTTTGCTGCCTGGTGCCGGAAAAGCGTGAAGAGGTGACCACCGAGGGCGGCCTGGACGTCGCCGGCCAGCAGGAGAAAATGAGCGTGGCGGTTGAGCGCCTGGCGCAGGCGGGCATTTTGGTGTCGCTGTTTATCGACCCGGATCATCGCCAGATTGACGCGGCGGTGGCGGTTGGCGCGCCCTATATCGAAATTCACACCGGCGCCTACGCCGAGGCGCAGGGCGAGCTGGCGCAGAAAGCCGAGCTGCATCGCATCGCGGTGGCCGCGACCTATGCGGCGCAAAAAGGCCTGAAGGTCAATGCCGGCCACGGCCTGACCTACCATAACGTGCAGCCGATCGCTGCGCTGCCGGAAATGCACGAGCTGAATATCGGCCACGCGATTATCGGCCAGGCGGTGATGAGCGGGTTGCCGGCGGCGGTCGCCGACATGAAGCTGCTGATGCGGGAAGCGCGCCGTTAA
- the recO gene encoding DNA repair protein RecO, with the protein MEGWERAFVLHGRPYSETSLMLDLFTEGHGRVRLLAKGARSRRSNLKGCLQPFTPLLVRWGGRGEVKTLRNAEAVSLGLPLSGMMLYSGLYVNELLSRVLEQEANYSVLFFDYLQCLQALAAEDSSPEHALRQFELALLHHLGYGLDFLHCAGSGLPVDDGMTYRYREEKGFIASLVVDHYSFTGRELRALAERQFPDADTLRAAKRFTRMALKPYLGGKPLKSRELFRQFVRKRPDTPVDDA; encoded by the coding sequence ATGGAAGGCTGGGAGCGCGCTTTCGTCCTGCATGGGCGACCGTACAGTGAGACCAGCCTGATGCTGGATCTGTTTACCGAAGGTCATGGGCGGGTGCGTTTGCTGGCAAAAGGCGCGCGCAGCCGCCGCTCCAATCTGAAGGGTTGCCTGCAGCCCTTTACCCCTCTGTTAGTGCGCTGGGGCGGCCGTGGCGAAGTGAAAACGCTGCGCAACGCCGAAGCGGTTTCCTTGGGCTTGCCTCTCAGCGGCATGATGCTGTACAGCGGCCTGTACGTGAATGAGCTGCTGTCGCGGGTGCTGGAGCAGGAAGCCAACTATTCGGTGCTGTTCTTCGATTATCTGCAATGCCTGCAGGCGCTGGCGGCGGAAGACAGTTCGCCGGAGCATGCGCTGCGCCAGTTCGAACTCGCATTGTTGCATCATCTGGGATACGGCCTCGACTTTCTGCACTGCGCCGGCAGCGGCCTGCCGGTGGATGACGGCATGACCTACCGCTACCGCGAAGAAAAAGGCTTCATCGCCAGCCTGGTGGTGGACCACTACAGCTTCACCGGCCGTGAGCTGCGCGCCCTGGCGGAACGCCAGTTCCCCGATGCCGACACGCTGCGCGCCGCCAAACGCTTCACCCGCATGGCGTTAAAACCCTATCTCGGCGGCAAGCCGCTGAAGAGCCGCGAACTGTTTCGGCAGTTTGTGCGCAAACGGCCGGATACGCCGGTCGACGACGCCTGA
- the era gene encoding GTPase Era, with translation MSEEKQYCGFIAIVGRPNVGKSTLLNQLLGQKVSITSRKPQTTRHRIMGIDTEGAYQAIYVDTPGLHIEEKRAINRLMNRAASSSIGDVELVIFVVEGTNWTADDEMVVNKLRSLKCPVLLAINKVDNVTDKSKLLPHIAFLSQQMNFLDVVPISAEKGMNVDTIAGIVRKLLPEAEHHFPDDYITDRSQRFMASEIIREKLMRFLGEELPYSVTVEIEQFVPNERGGYNVHGLILVEREGQKKMVIGNKGAKIKTIGIEARQDMEQMFEAKVHLELWVKVKSGWADDERALRSLGYVDDLK, from the coding sequence ATGAGCGAAGAAAAACAATACTGCGGTTTTATTGCGATAGTCGGTCGCCCCAACGTGGGCAAATCCACGTTGCTGAACCAGCTGCTGGGGCAAAAAGTCTCCATCACCTCGCGTAAACCGCAGACCACCCGTCACCGCATCATGGGGATCGACACCGAAGGGGCTTACCAGGCCATCTACGTCGACACCCCAGGGCTGCACATCGAAGAAAAACGCGCCATCAACCGTTTGATGAACCGCGCGGCCAGCAGCTCTATCGGCGACGTCGAGCTGGTTATCTTCGTGGTCGAAGGCACCAACTGGACCGCCGACGACGAAATGGTGGTCAATAAGCTGCGCAGCCTGAAATGCCCGGTGCTGCTGGCGATCAACAAGGTCGACAACGTTACCGACAAATCCAAGCTGCTGCCGCATATCGCATTCCTCAGCCAGCAGATGAACTTCCTCGACGTGGTGCCTATCTCCGCCGAGAAGGGGATGAACGTCGATACCATCGCCGGCATCGTGCGCAAACTGCTGCCGGAAGCGGAACACCACTTCCCGGACGATTACATTACCGACCGCTCCCAGCGCTTTATGGCGTCGGAAATCATCCGCGAGAAACTGATGCGTTTCCTGGGCGAAGAGCTGCCTTACTCGGTAACGGTCGAGATCGAGCAGTTTGTGCCGAACGAACGCGGCGGTTACAACGTGCACGGTCTGATCCTGGTCGAACGCGAAGGCCAGAAAAAAATGGTCATCGGCAATAAAGGCGCGAAGATCAAGACCATCGGCATCGAAGCCCGTCAGGACATGGAACAGATGTTTGAAGCCAAAGTGCATCTGGAACTGTGGGTGAAAGTGAAATCCGGCTGGGCGGACGACGAACGTGCGTTGCGCAGCCTGGGCTATGTCGACGATCTGAAGTAA
- the rnc gene encoding ribonuclease III — protein sequence MNPIVINRLQRKLGYTFQQQELLLQALTHRSASSKHNERLEFLGDSILSFVIANALYHRFPRVDEGDMSRMRATLVRGNTLAEMAREFDLGECLRLGPGELKSGGFRRESILADTVEALIGGVFLDSDIQTVERLILDWYRSRLDEISPGDKQKDPKTRLQEFLQGRHLPLPSYLVVQVRGEAHDQEFTIHCQVSGLNEPVVGTGSSRRKAEQAAAEQALKKLELE from the coding sequence ATGAACCCCATCGTAATAAACAGGCTGCAGCGGAAGCTGGGCTACACTTTTCAACAGCAGGAGCTCTTACTGCAGGCTTTGACTCACCGCAGCGCCAGCAGTAAACACAATGAACGTCTTGAGTTTCTGGGTGACTCTATTCTTAGTTTTGTCATCGCCAATGCGCTCTATCATCGTTTTCCTCGCGTAGACGAGGGCGATATGAGCCGCATGCGCGCCACTTTGGTGCGCGGTAATACGCTGGCGGAGATGGCGCGCGAGTTTGATCTGGGCGAATGCCTGCGTCTCGGGCCGGGCGAGTTGAAAAGTGGTGGATTCCGCCGCGAGTCAATCCTGGCGGATACGGTGGAGGCATTGATTGGCGGCGTGTTCCTGGATAGCGATATTCAGACCGTCGAACGCCTGATTTTGGACTGGTATCGCAGCCGGTTGGACGAAATCAGCCCCGGTGATAAGCAGAAAGACCCGAAAACCCGCTTGCAGGAGTTTTTACAAGGTCGTCATCTGCCGTTGCCTTCTTATCTGGTGGTGCAGGTTCGCGGTGAAGCGCACGATCAGGAGTTTACCATCCACTGCCAGGTGAGCGGTTTGAACGAGCCCGTGGTGGGCACCGGTTCAAGCCGCCGTAAAGCCGAGCAGGCGGCAGCGGAACAAGCGCTGAAAAAGCTGGAGCTTGAATGA
- the lepB gene encoding signal peptidase I, which produces MANMFALILALATLITGIIWCFERFKWAPARREKIAAVNAQTAGAVDDKTLAKVAKQPGWVETGASVFPVLLLVFVVRSFIYEPFQIPSGSMMPTLLIGDFILVEKYAYGIKDPITQTTLIETGHPKRGDIAVFKYPLDPKLDYIKRVIGLPGDRVTYDPVNKRVTVQPSCDGSQSCDKALAVTYNDAQPSDFVQQFSRSGAGEASNGFYPIPLSDNVPQGGIRLRERQETLGNVTHRILTVPGTQDQVGAYYQQPGKQLAEWVVPAGHYFMMGDNRDNSADSRYWGFVPEKNLVGKATAIWMSFEKQEGEWPTGVRFSRIGGIH; this is translated from the coding sequence ATGGCGAATATGTTTGCCCTGATCCTGGCATTGGCAACGCTGATAACCGGGATCATCTGGTGCTTCGAGCGCTTCAAATGGGCGCCGGCCCGCCGGGAGAAAATCGCGGCGGTCAATGCACAGACCGCGGGCGCTGTAGACGATAAAACGCTGGCGAAAGTGGCGAAGCAGCCGGGTTGGGTAGAAACCGGCGCCTCGGTTTTCCCGGTCTTGCTGCTGGTGTTTGTGGTGCGTTCGTTTATTTACGAACCCTTCCAGATCCCGTCCGGCTCAATGATGCCGACGCTGCTGATTGGCGATTTTATTCTGGTGGAGAAATATGCCTACGGCATTAAAGATCCCATTACCCAGACCACGCTGATTGAAACCGGTCATCCTAAGCGCGGCGATATTGCGGTATTTAAATATCCGCTGGATCCGAAGCTGGATTATATCAAGCGCGTAATTGGCCTGCCGGGCGACCGGGTGACTTACGATCCGGTGAACAAGCGCGTGACCGTGCAGCCGTCCTGCGACGGCAGCCAGTCTTGCGATAAAGCGCTGGCGGTGACGTATAACGATGCGCAGCCAAGCGACTTTGTGCAGCAGTTCAGCCGCAGCGGCGCGGGCGAGGCCAGCAACGGCTTCTACCCGATCCCGCTGAGCGACAACGTACCGCAGGGCGGCATCCGCCTGCGCGAGCGCCAGGAAACCCTGGGCAACGTCACGCACCGTATCCTGACCGTGCCGGGCACGCAGGATCAGGTGGGCGCTTACTACCAACAGCCGGGCAAACAGCTGGCGGAGTGGGTGGTGCCGGCCGGCCATTATTTCATGATGGGCGACAACCGCGATAACAGCGCCGACAGCCGTTATTGGGGCTTCGTGCCGGAGAAGAATCTGGTGGGTAAAGCCACGGCTATCTGGATGAGTTTTGAAAAGCAGGAAGGTGAATGGCCTACCGGCGTAAGATTCAGCCGGATCGGTGGAATTCATTAA
- the lepA gene encoding translation elongation factor 4 → MKHIRNFSIIAHIDHGKSTLSDRIIQICGGLTEREMAAQVLDSMDLERERGITIKAQSVTLDYKAPDGQTYQLNFIDTPGHVDFSYEVSRSLAACEGALLVVDAGQGVEAQTLANCYTALDMDLEVVPVLNKIDLPAADPDRAAQEIEDIVGIDATDAVRCSAKTGVGVPEVLERLVRDIPPPEGDPEAPLQALIIDSWFDNYLGVVSLVRVKNGTLRKGDKIKVMSTGQTYNADRLGIFTPKRVDRDALNCGEVGWLVCAIKDILGAPVGDTLTLARQPAEKALPGFKKVKPQVYAGLFPISSDDYEGFRDALGKLSLNDASLFYEPESSTALGFGFRCGFLGLLHMEIIQERLEREYDLELITTAPTVVYEVETTGKETIYVDSPSKLPPLNNIQELREPIAECHMLMPQEYLGNVITLCIEKRGVQTNMVYHGNQVALTYEIPMAEVVLDFFDRLKSTSRGYASLDYNFKRFQTSDMVRVDVLINNERVDALALITHRDNAQYRGRELVEKMKELIPRQQFDIAIQAAIGTHIIARSTVKQLRKNVLAKCYGGDVSRKKKLLQKQKDGKKRMKQVGNVELPQEAFLAILHVGKDSK, encoded by the coding sequence ATGAAGCATATACGAAATTTCTCCATTATTGCCCATATTGACCACGGTAAGTCGACGCTGTCCGACCGTATTATCCAAATCTGCGGCGGCTTGACTGAACGTGAAATGGCCGCGCAGGTGCTTGATTCAATGGATCTGGAGCGCGAGCGCGGCATTACCATCAAAGCGCAAAGCGTCACGCTGGATTACAAGGCGCCGGACGGCCAGACCTACCAGCTCAACTTTATCGACACCCCTGGCCACGTTGACTTCTCCTATGAAGTTTCGCGTTCGCTGGCGGCCTGCGAGGGCGCCTTGCTGGTGGTCGACGCCGGGCAGGGCGTGGAAGCCCAGACGCTGGCCAACTGCTACACCGCGCTGGACATGGATCTGGAAGTGGTGCCGGTGCTGAACAAGATTGACCTGCCGGCCGCCGATCCCGATCGCGCAGCGCAGGAAATCGAAGACATCGTCGGCATCGACGCCACCGATGCGGTGCGCTGCTCGGCCAAAACCGGCGTAGGCGTTCCCGAGGTGCTCGAGCGCCTGGTGCGCGACATCCCGCCGCCGGAAGGCGACCCGGAAGCGCCGCTGCAGGCGTTGATCATCGACTCCTGGTTCGACAATTATCTGGGCGTGGTTTCCCTGGTGCGCGTCAAAAACGGCACGCTGCGCAAGGGCGACAAGATCAAGGTGATGAGCACCGGTCAGACCTATAACGCCGATCGCCTGGGCATCTTCACGCCGAAACGCGTCGATCGCGACGCGCTGAACTGCGGCGAAGTGGGCTGGCTGGTGTGCGCGATTAAAGACATCCTCGGCGCGCCGGTGGGCGATACCCTGACGCTGGCGCGTCAGCCGGCGGAGAAGGCCCTGCCGGGCTTCAAAAAAGTGAAGCCGCAGGTTTACGCCGGCCTGTTCCCGATCAGTTCCGACGACTATGAAGGCTTCCGCGACGCGCTGGGCAAGCTGAGCCTCAACGACGCCTCCCTGTTCTATGAGCCGGAGAGTTCGACCGCGCTGGGCTTCGGCTTCCGCTGCGGCTTCCTCGGCCTGCTGCACATGGAGATCATTCAGGAGCGTCTGGAGCGTGAATACGATCTGGAGCTGATCACCACGGCGCCGACGGTCGTTTACGAAGTGGAAACCACCGGCAAAGAAACCATCTACGTCGACAGCCCGTCCAAGCTGCCGCCGCTGAACAACATTCAGGAACTGCGCGAGCCGATCGCCGAGTGTCACATGCTGATGCCGCAGGAATACCTGGGTAACGTCATCACCCTGTGCATCGAAAAACGCGGCGTGCAGACCAACATGGTCTATCACGGCAACCAGGTGGCGCTGACCTATGAAATTCCGATGGCGGAAGTGGTGCTCGACTTCTTCGACCGCCTGAAGTCCACCTCGCGCGGCTATGCGTCGCTGGATTACAACTTCAAGCGCTTCCAGACTTCGGACATGGTGCGCGTCGACGTGCTGATCAACAACGAGCGCGTGGATGCGCTGGCGCTGATCACCCACCGCGACAACGCGCAGTACCGCGGCCGCGAGCTGGTGGAGAAAATGAAAGAGCTGATCCCGCGCCAGCAGTTCGATATTGCGATTCAGGCGGCGATCGGCACGCACATCATCGCGCGCTCCACCGTGAAACAGCTGCGTAAGAACGTTCTGGCGAAGTGCTACGGCGGCGACGTCAGCCGTAAGAAAAAGCTGCTGCAGAAACAGAAAGACGGTAAGAAACGCATGAAGCAGGTGGGTAACGTCGAACTGCCGCAAGAGGCGTTCCTGGCCATCCTGCACGTCGGTAAAGACAGCAAGTAA
- the rseC gene encoding SoxR-reducing system protein RseC codes for MMKEWATVVSWQQGVALLRCEPKAGCGSCNARSGCGARALNELVPETEHQLQVRIEQPLEPGQRVEVGIAEGSLLRSAMLVYLTPLLGMMLGGSLLQYWLGTDASAALGALLGGGAAFMLARSLAHRLGEQADYQPIVLQIGLPPTALRVQAENSPLL; via the coding sequence ATGATGAAAGAGTGGGCCACGGTGGTTTCGTGGCAACAGGGCGTAGCCTTGCTGCGCTGTGAACCTAAAGCCGGCTGCGGCAGCTGCAATGCGCGCTCCGGCTGCGGCGCGCGCGCGTTGAACGAGCTGGTGCCGGAAACCGAGCACCAACTGCAGGTGCGCATCGAACAGCCGCTTGAACCGGGGCAGCGTGTTGAGGTCGGCATCGCCGAAGGCAGCCTGCTGCGTTCCGCGATGTTGGTTTACCTGACGCCGCTGCTGGGAATGATGCTCGGCGGCAGCCTGCTGCAATACTGGCTGGGCACCGACGCCTCGGCGGCGCTTGGCGCGCTGCTGGGCGGCGGCGCGGCCTTTATGCTGGCGCGCAGCCTGGCCCATCGTCTGGGTGAGCAGGCCGATTACCAACCGATCGTGTTGCAGATTGGTTTGCCCCCGACCGCTCTGCGCGTGCAGGCGGAAAACTCCCCTCTGCTTTAA